A single Vigna radiata var. radiata cultivar VC1973A chromosome 8, Vradiata_ver6, whole genome shotgun sequence DNA region contains:
- the LOC106771493 gene encoding F-box protein At1g78280-like isoform X2: MEKVYLISLRKTISPVGNAVLIISHLGFGGRKQLEYRNAGMLVNESGSLAGNSNIWPYVITKRCAGNMFAELRDKLTWEDKTNLASFLGEQLHYLHLLSYPPPNISSFCDIDHELSLVEANGYIATVTSKSNVTAEWWLFTRTLAKMRKDVSSRLIKWM; the protein is encoded by the exons ATGGAAAAGGTGTACCTGATATCATTGCGAAAAACAATATCACCAGTAGGAAATGCAGTGTTGATTATTTCTCATTTGGGGTTTGGGGGCAGGAAACAGTTAGAGTATAGGAATGCTGGGATGCTTGTGAATGAATCAGGTAGCTTAGCTGGTAACTCAAACATATGGCCATATGTGATAACGAAACGATGTGCAGGGAATATGTTTGCAGAATT AAGAGATAAACTGACATGGGAAGATAAAACAAACTTGGCCTCATTCTTGGGGGAGCAACTGCATTATCTTCATCTTTTGTCATATCCGCCTCCAAATATCTCATCTTTCTGTGATATTGATCATGAATTAAGCTTGGTTGAGGCTAATGGTTATATTGCAACTGTTACCAGTAAATCAAATGTTACAGCAGAATGGTGGCTTTTCACCAGAACCTTAGCAAAGATGAGGAAAGATGTGTCAAGCCGTTTGATCAAGTG GATGTAA
- the LOC106771493 gene encoding F-box protein At1g78280-like isoform X1, producing the protein MEKVYLISLRKTISPVGNAVLIISHLGFGGRKQLEYRNAGMLVNESGSLAGNSNIWPYVITKRCAGNMFAELRDKLTWEDKTNLASFLGEQLHYLHLLSYPPPNISSFCDIDHELSLVEANGYIATVTSKSNVTAEWWLFTRTLAKMRKDVSSRLIKCIIIIETG; encoded by the exons ATGGAAAAGGTGTACCTGATATCATTGCGAAAAACAATATCACCAGTAGGAAATGCAGTGTTGATTATTTCTCATTTGGGGTTTGGGGGCAGGAAACAGTTAGAGTATAGGAATGCTGGGATGCTTGTGAATGAATCAGGTAGCTTAGCTGGTAACTCAAACATATGGCCATATGTGATAACGAAACGATGTGCAGGGAATATGTTTGCAGAATT AAGAGATAAACTGACATGGGAAGATAAAACAAACTTGGCCTCATTCTTGGGGGAGCAACTGCATTATCTTCATCTTTTGTCATATCCGCCTCCAAATATCTCATCTTTCTGTGATATTGATCATGAATTAAGCTTGGTTGAGGCTAATGGTTATATTGCAACTGTTACCAGTAAATCAAATGTTACAGCAGAATGGTGGCTTTTCACCAGAACCTTAGCAAAGATGAGGAAAGATGTGTCAAGCCGTTTGATCAAGTG TATTATCATTATTGAGACTGGATGA